Part of the Parafrankia irregularis genome, ACACAGCGAGAGAAGCATTCTCCAGGGCAGGTGAATCCGCGACTCCGCTCCATTCGTCCAGCAGCATGCGCCGCTCAGCCGTGGAGAGGAGGTCGACGTCGGCCAATCGCAGATCATGGTTGTGCGCGAAGGTGGCGAGCACCAGGTTCAGGCGTGTCAGGAGGCGTTCGGCGGTCGCGGTGTCGAACAGGTCGGCGTCGTATTCCAGCGAGGCGAGCAGGCCCTCGCTGCTCGGGTCCGGGGTGAAGGTGAAGCCGAGGTCGAACTTGGCGTTGGCCGCTCCGGCGGATTCCAGCGACGTCACGGCCAGGCCGTCGAGCCCGGGATTCGCCTCGGTGGGATTCCAGAAGTCGACGAGGGTCTGCACCAGGGGATGGCGGCCCGCCGCCCGTGGCGGGTTCACCCGCTCGACCACCGTGTCGAAAGGGACGTCGGCGTGCGCGTAGGCGTCCAGCGTGGCGCGCCGGACGCGCAGGAGCAGCTCACGCAGCGTCGGATCCCCGGCGAGGTCGATCCGGACCACGACCGTGTTCACGAAGAAGCCGACGAGCGGTTCCAGCGCCGGATCGACCCGGCCCGCGACGAGGCCACCGAGCGGGATGTCGTCACCGGCGCCGTGCTTGTGCAGGGTGAGGGCGACCGCCAGGTGGGCGAGCGTCAGCTCACTCGCGCCGGCCTCGGCCAGCAGCGGGCGCAGCGCCGCCATGGTCGCCGCCGGGATCAGCGCACGGACCCGCCCGCCGCCGGCGGCGGGAACGGTGGGCCGCGGCCGGTCGGTCGGCAGCTCCACCGCCTCGGGCAGCCCGGCCAGGGCGCTCGTCCAGTGGGCGAGCTGGCGCTCGGCCGCCTCGGACGGTCGATCTGCCCCGCCGAGCAGGTCCTGCTGCCACAGCGTGTAGTCGGCGTACTGGACGGGCAGCGGCGCCCAGGCGGGAGCCTCGCCACGGCGGCGCGCCGCGTAGGCACTCGCCAGGTCACGCAGCAGCGGCCCGGTGGAGCCCTCGTCACCGGCGATGTGGTGCAGCACCAGCGCGAGGACATGCTCGTCGTCGCCCAGGCGCAGCACGGTGACCCGCAGCGGGATCTCCGACTCCAGCCGGAACGGCGCCTCCAGAACGTCCCGGAGCCGGTCGTCGAACGTCAGCTCGGACGTCTCCACAAGCGTGAACGGCACGTCGACGGTGGCCGCGTCGAGAACCTGCTGGACGGGGCTACCGTCCCGCTCCGGGAAGACGGTGCGCAGCGTCTCGTGCCGGGCGACGACGTCCGCGGCGGCCGTGCGCAGCGCGGTCAGGTCGAGCGGGCCGGTCAGGCGCGCGGCGAACGGCAGGTTGTACGTGCTGCTCGGCCCTTCCAGCCGGTACAGGAACCACAGCCGGCGCTGGGCCGCGGACAGCGGCAGAACCGCCGGGCGGCGAAACGCCGCGAGCGCGGGACGTCCCGGCGTGGCCACGAGGGTGTCGAGGTGGGCCGCGAACGCGGCGACGGTGGGCGCGTCGAACACCGAGCGGATCGACACCGGCAGGCCTGTCGCCGCCCGGACGCGGGAGGTTAGCCGGGTGGCGAGCAGGGAGTGCCCGCCGAGGGCGAAGAACGAGTCGTCCAGCCCCACCTCGCCGACACCGAGCAGCTCACCGAACAGCGCCGCCAGCATTCGCTCCGTGGCGGTGCGCGGGATGCGCCCGCCGCCTGCCGCGCCACCGGCGAAGGT contains:
- a CDS encoding condensation domain-containing protein, which translates into the protein MDATWTEIEAGVAPHIGRPVAGDNVFVLDGALLPVPVGVPGELYVGGAGVARGYVGRSGETSSRFVADPFGSGGRLYRTGDVVRWRSDSSLEYLGRADDQVKIRGYRVEPGEVEAALGSLPGVSQAVVVARTDGGITRLVGYVTGLPGWDLEPVSLRAAVAERLPEYLVPSVVLVLEEFPSTPNGKLDRRALPAPTFAGGAAGGGRIPRTATERMLAALFGELLGVGEVGLDDSFFALGGHSLLATRLTSRVRAATGLPVSIRSVFDAPTVAAFAAHLDTLVATPGRPALAAFRRPAVLPLSAAQRRLWFLYRLEGPSSTYNLPFAARLTGPLDLTALRTAAADVVARHETLRTVFPERDGSPVQQVLDAATVDVPFTLVETSELTFDDRLRDVLEAPFRLESEIPLRVTVLRLGDDEHVLALVLHHIAGDEGSTGPLLRDLASAYAARRRGEAPAWAPLPVQYADYTLWQQDLLGGADRPSEAAERQLAHWTSALAGLPEAVELPTDRPRPTVPAAGGGRVRALIPAATMAALRPLLAEAGASELTLAHLAVALTLHKHGAGDDIPLGGLVAGRVDPALEPLVGFFVNTVVVRIDLAGDPTLRELLLRVRRATLDAYAHADVPFDTVVERVNPPRAAGRHPLVQTLVDFWNPTEANPGLDGLAVTSLESAGAANAKFDLGFTFTPDPSSEGLLASLEYDADLFDTATAERLLTRLNLVLATFAHNHDLRLADVDLLSTAERRMLLDEWSGVADSPALENASLAVSAAHPTNAYQSVLDVWDAVVAGGSGEVAVVCGGRSLSFGVVDGLAGRLAGVLRVLGVGAESRVGVVL